In the genome of Verrucomicrobiia bacterium, one region contains:
- a CDS encoding glycoside hydrolase family 2 TIM barrel-domain containing protein → MPIARFKTSGCVILCAAFFWIHQARAEWAAAKAPLMTRWAAEVSPTNVLPEYPRPQLVRPEWLNLNGLWNYAITPDSMSRMPETNGQILVPFPVESALSGVMKKFDEHSVLWYRRTFTLPKAWEEQRVRLHFGAVDWECRVMVNDQEIGRHRGGYDAFTFDITDALKWNDAEEISIAVTDPTEGDQPHGKQSRKPEGIFYTASSGIWQTVWLEPVPEICIDQLQLTPLISAAALKVRAAVANSSDQLVIEAVASANGVEVGRVTSGPNQTALLTIAAPHLWSPDDPFLYDLRVTLKDGDRVLDTVTSYFGMREIGLKKDAHGRTAIALNGRFIFEIGTLDQGFWPDGNYTAPTDSALRYDIEFLKNVGFNLIRKHVKVEPQRWYYWCDKLGLLVWQDMPSGGNGTPEARQDFELELTHLITGMYNHPSIVQWVLFNEGWGQYDTERLVQVIKTIDPNRLVDDASGWTDMHTGDMMDVHSYPEPVGAELDPTRAFVLGEYGGIGIRITNHCWVSKSWGYKMVGLEQLPGWYVRLLHEIWNLHDKVGLSAAVYTQTTDIESECNGLMTYDRAVMKLKPELIRSANLGIFTNLIAELGDKLGAADYIPVQTTNQQLYSNTVNRVIVSDAIVDQPAWRYTVKQPTSDWSQPDFDDSAWIEGVAGFGTTGTPGSIVNTLWKTSNIWLRRKIILQDTDLKNIKLQLHHDDDVEVYLNGVLAFSQKSYLKNYGEFDINPEAQRALKSGINTLSAHCHQTRGGQFIDVGIIRAK, encoded by the coding sequence ATGCCCATTGCGCGATTTAAGACTTCTGGTTGCGTGATTTTGTGTGCCGCATTCTTCTGGATCCATCAAGCGCGCGCGGAATGGGCGGCGGCCAAAGCACCGTTGATGACGCGCTGGGCGGCAGAGGTCAGCCCCACAAATGTTTTGCCGGAATATCCACGCCCGCAACTCGTACGTCCCGAATGGTTGAATCTTAACGGCCTTTGGAATTACGCCATCACGCCCGATTCGATGAGTAGAATGCCGGAAACAAACGGCCAAATCCTGGTGCCCTTTCCCGTCGAGTCCGCGCTGTCGGGAGTCATGAAAAAATTCGATGAGCACAGCGTGTTGTGGTATCGGCGGACGTTCACCTTGCCAAAGGCGTGGGAAGAACAGCGAGTGCGTTTGCATTTCGGCGCGGTGGATTGGGAATGCCGCGTGATGGTGAACGACCAGGAAATCGGACGGCATCGCGGCGGCTACGATGCCTTCACTTTTGACATCACTGACGCGCTGAAATGGAATGACGCCGAGGAGATTTCCATTGCGGTGACGGACCCAACCGAAGGCGATCAGCCACACGGCAAACAATCCCGAAAGCCGGAAGGAATCTTTTACACGGCGTCATCGGGCATCTGGCAAACGGTTTGGCTCGAACCCGTGCCGGAGATTTGCATTGATCAATTACAACTCACGCCACTCATCAGCGCGGCAGCGCTGAAAGTGCGCGCCGCCGTCGCAAATAGTTCGGATCAATTAGTGATTGAAGCTGTGGCGAGCGCCAACGGAGTGGAAGTCGGGCGTGTCACCAGCGGACCGAATCAGACAGCATTGCTGACTATCGCCGCGCCGCATTTGTGGTCGCCGGACGACCCGTTTCTGTATGATTTGCGCGTGACACTCAAGGATGGCGACCGCGTGCTAGACACAGTCACGAGTTATTTCGGCATGCGCGAAATCGGATTGAAAAAGGATGCTCACGGGCGAACGGCGATCGCCTTGAACGGGCGTTTTATTTTTGAGATCGGGACGCTCGACCAGGGATTCTGGCCGGACGGAAATTACACCGCGCCCACAGACAGCGCCTTGCGATACGACATTGAGTTCTTGAAAAACGTCGGTTTCAACCTGATCCGCAAACACGTCAAAGTCGAGCCTCAACGCTGGTATTATTGGTGCGATAAATTAGGCCTGCTGGTTTGGCAGGACATGCCCAGCGGCGGCAACGGTACGCCCGAAGCGCGGCAGGACTTTGAACTGGAACTGACGCATCTCATCACTGGAATGTATAACCATCCGAGCATTGTCCAATGGGTTTTATTCAATGAGGGCTGGGGGCAATACGACACCGAGCGTCTCGTGCAAGTCATCAAAACAATTGATCCGAATCGCCTGGTGGATGACGCCAGCGGCTGGACGGACATGCACACTGGCGACATGATGGACGTGCATAGTTATCCCGAACCGGTCGGCGCGGAATTGGACCCAACGCGCGCATTCGTGCTCGGCGAGTACGGCGGCATCGGCATCCGCATCACTAACCATTGCTGGGTAAGCAAATCCTGGGGATACAAAATGGTGGGCCTGGAACAATTACCCGGCTGGTATGTGCGCTTGTTGCATGAAATTTGGAACCTGCATGACAAGGTCGGCTTGAGCGCGGCCGTGTACACACAGACCACGGACATCGAGAGCGAATGCAATGGATTGATGACTTACGATCGCGCGGTGATGAAACTCAAACCCGAATTGATCCGCTCGGCCAATCTCGGCATCTTCACCAATCTCATCGCCGAACTGGGCGACAAGCTTGGAGCGGCGGATTACATTCCGGTCCAGACGACCAACCAGCAACTCTACAGCAACACTGTTAATCGCGTTATCGTTTCAGATGCCATCGTGGATCAGCCCGCGTGGCGTTACACCGTGAAACAACCCACGAGTGATTGGTCACAACCGGATTTTGACGACTCAGCCTGGATTGAAGGCGTCGCCGGTTTCGGCACGACCGGAACGCCTGGCTCAATCGTCAATACACTCTGGAAAACGAGCAACATCTGGCTTCGGCGAAAAATCATCTTGCAGGATACCGACTTGAAAAACATTAAACTGCAACTCCACCACGACGACGATGTGGAAGTTTACCTGAATGGCGTGCTGGCATTTTCGCAAAAGAGCTATTTAAAGAATTACGGCGAATTCGACATTAATCCCGAGGCGCAACGAGCGCTAAAGTCCGGCATCAATACCCTGTCGGCACACTGTCACCAGACCCGTGGCGGCCAGTTCATTGATGTCGGAATCATCAGGGCGAAATAG
- a CDS encoding aldose epimerase family protein, producing the protein MKELMSTKSFCLAIGLSAALLTGCSSMDKPGGSIDKASFGKTLDGTPVEIYTLRNESGTEARIMTYGGIMQSLKVKDKSGNFGDVVLGYDTIDGYLTNSPYFGALIGRYGNRIAKGKFTLDGVNYTLAVNNGPNSLHGGLKGFDKVVWKAKENWSPEGPGLKLTYVSKDGEEGYPGTLSVTADYTLMEDNAIRVVFHATTDKDTICNLTDHSYFNLAGKGEILDHVVYINADKFTPVDSTLIPTGELRPVEGTPFDFRIPTAIGARIGQDDQQLKFGNGYDHNWILAKPMGQFGLCARVTEPTTGRVMEVWSDQPGLQFYSGNFLDSTITGKGGWVYKFRDALVMEPQHYPDSPNHPEFPSVELKPGQNYENTIVYKFSTQ; encoded by the coding sequence ATGAAAGAATTGATGAGCACAAAAAGTTTTTGCCTCGCCATCGGCCTCAGCGCCGCATTGTTGACCGGCTGTTCCTCGATGGACAAACCCGGCGGTTCCATTGATAAGGCGTCCTTCGGCAAAACTTTGGATGGGACGCCGGTTGAGATTTACACCTTGCGCAATGAAAGCGGCACCGAAGCGCGAATCATGACTTACGGCGGGATCATGCAATCGCTCAAGGTAAAAGATAAGAGCGGAAATTTCGGCGACGTTGTGCTGGGTTACGATACGATTGACGGTTACCTGACCAACAGCCCTTATTTTGGCGCATTGATCGGGCGTTATGGCAACCGTATCGCCAAGGGCAAATTCACGCTGGATGGAGTCAACTATACTTTGGCGGTGAACAATGGGCCAAACTCACTTCACGGCGGCCTCAAAGGTTTCGATAAAGTTGTCTGGAAGGCGAAGGAAAATTGGAGTCCTGAAGGGCCTGGACTCAAACTGACGTACGTGAGCAAGGATGGAGAAGAAGGTTATCCGGGCACACTGTCGGTCACGGCGGATTATACGCTGATGGAAGACAATGCCATCCGTGTCGTCTTCCACGCGACGACGGACAAAGATACGATTTGCAATTTGACCGACCATTCGTATTTCAATTTGGCTGGCAAGGGCGAAATTCTGGATCACGTCGTTTACATCAACGCAGACAAATTCACGCCGGTGGACAGCACACTGATTCCGACGGGCGAATTACGTCCGGTCGAGGGAACACCGTTCGATTTCCGCATACCGACGGCGATTGGCGCGCGTATTGGGCAGGACGATCAACAGTTGAAATTCGGGAATGGTTACGACCATAACTGGATCCTCGCCAAGCCGATGGGGCAATTCGGATTGTGCGCGCGGGTCACTGAGCCCACGACCGGGCGTGTGATGGAAGTCTGGTCGGATCAACCGGGCTTGCAATTCTACTCGGGTAATTTTCTGGATTCCACCATCACCGGCAAAGGCGGCTGGGTCTATAAATTCCGCGACGCCTTAGTGATGGAACCGCAGCATTATCCCGACTCGCCAAATCATCCCGAGTTTCCAAGCGTTGAACTCAAGCCCGGGCAAAATTACGAGAACACGATTGTCTATAAGTTCTCGACGCAGTAA
- a CDS encoding 1,4-beta-xylanase, which yields MKNKLTAILFGAFLLAGANVFAQSPWTPEQAHEWYGKRPPLVGCNFTPSTAINQLEMWQADTFDPVTIDRELGWAEQIGFTSVRVFLHNLLWQQDSKGFLKRMDRFLEIAHQHHIGAVFVLFDSCWDPNPTLGKQREPRPFVHNSGWVQSPGIEMLAHPERFEELKPYVEGVVGHFRNDPRVDFWDVFNEPDNGNDTAYGKIELTGKNEMTLILLQEAFAWAREAKPSQPLSSGVWRGDWAQPEKLSPTERVQLQNSDVITFHNYGPLAGLEKCVEHLRRYQRPIICTEYMARPVGSRFDPNLKYMCDQHVGAYNWGFVSGKTQTIYPWDSWSKTYTAEPPVWFHDIFRADGTPYDPKEVSYIKSVTLK from the coding sequence ATGAAAAACAAATTAACCGCGATTTTATTCGGAGCTTTCCTCCTTGCCGGCGCGAATGTCTTCGCGCAATCACCGTGGACTCCTGAACAGGCACATGAATGGTATGGCAAACGCCCGCCGCTGGTGGGTTGCAATTTCACCCCGAGCACGGCGATCAACCAGCTTGAAATGTGGCAGGCGGATACGTTCGACCCGGTGACGATTGACCGCGAACTCGGCTGGGCGGAACAAATCGGTTTCACAAGCGTGCGGGTGTTTCTGCACAACCTTTTGTGGCAACAGGACTCGAAAGGGTTTTTGAAGCGCATGGATCGTTTTTTGGAAATCGCGCACCAGCATCATATCGGAGCGGTGTTTGTATTATTTGATTCATGCTGGGACCCGAATCCGACGCTCGGCAAACAACGCGAACCGCGCCCGTTCGTCCATAATTCCGGCTGGGTGCAAAGCCCGGGAATAGAAATGTTGGCGCATCCTGAGCGATTTGAGGAATTGAAGCCATACGTCGAGGGTGTCGTCGGACATTTCCGCAATGATCCGCGCGTGGATTTTTGGGATGTGTTCAATGAGCCGGACAACGGCAACGACACAGCGTATGGAAAAATCGAACTCACCGGCAAGAATGAGATGACACTCATCCTGCTTCAGGAAGCTTTTGCCTGGGCGCGCGAAGCGAAACCCAGCCAGCCGCTGTCTTCCGGTGTGTGGCGCGGCGATTGGGCGCAGCCCGAAAAACTTTCCCCGACGGAACGCGTGCAATTACAGAATTCGGACGTGATCACGTTTCACAATTACGGTCCGCTGGCTGGATTGGAAAAGTGTGTGGAACATCTACGCCGTTATCAGCGCCCGATTATTTGCACGGAATATATGGCGCGGCCCGTGGGCAGTCGCTTTGATCCCAATCTAAAATATATGTGCGACCAGCATGTCGGCGCTTACAACTGGGGATTTGTCTCCGGCAAAACGCAGACCATCTATCCGTGGGATTCGTGGAGCAAGACCTACACAGCAGAGCCGCCGGTGTGGTTTCACGACATCTTTCGCGCCGACGGAACGCCTTACGACCCCAAAGAGGTCAGTTACATCAAGAGCGTGACGCTGAAATAA
- a CDS encoding response regulator transcription factor: MKQNPIMVSIVDDESGLRESIIGYLKKAGAFQFVSQYATAEEALAKLPSDKPSVVLMDIKMQGMDGIECVRRLKAQMPQVQVIMLTVFEDMELIFDALKAGASGYLLKRQPPEKLVEAIREVVEGGSPMSAPIARKVVQLLQAGTIRRQSPEENSVELSAREREVLDQLAAGQGYKQTADSLGVSIHTVRSYVRRIYEKLHVHTRAEAVAKYLK, encoded by the coding sequence ATGAAACAGAACCCCATCATGGTTTCGATTGTTGACGACGAATCCGGGTTGCGCGAAAGCATCATCGGCTACTTAAAAAAAGCCGGCGCATTTCAATTCGTCAGCCAGTACGCGACCGCTGAGGAAGCATTGGCGAAGCTGCCAAGCGATAAGCCATCGGTTGTATTGATGGACATAAAAATGCAGGGCATGGATGGGATCGAATGTGTGCGCCGATTGAAAGCGCAGATGCCGCAAGTGCAGGTCATCATGCTCACGGTTTTTGAAGACATGGAGTTGATCTTCGACGCACTGAAAGCCGGCGCGAGCGGTTATTTGTTGAAACGCCAGCCGCCGGAAAAGTTGGTGGAAGCCATTCGCGAAGTTGTTGAAGGCGGTTCGCCGATGTCAGCGCCCATCGCGCGCAAGGTCGTTCAATTATTACAGGCGGGAACCATCCGGCGGCAAAGCCCGGAAGAAAACAGCGTGGAACTTTCCGCGCGCGAACGCGAAGTTTTGGATCAACTCGCGGCGGGGCAGGGCTACAAACAGACTGCGGACAGCCTTGGCGTGAGCATTCACACCGTGCGCAGCTACGTGCGGCGCATCTACGAAAAACTCCACGTCCACACGCGCGCGGAGGCCGTTGCGAAATATCTCAAATGA
- a CDS encoding two-component regulator propeller domain-containing protein, with translation MLSFVFSDTVGREVSILRYIVFLIFSASVATCAGIGDLPAPMLNQETFQSRAWTKADGLPQNSVTAVLQTRDGYLWIGTQDGLARFDGVHLSTITFPDKRTEPLRVSDLCEDENGSLWIGTQQQGLYSIAAGAISHYQKAQGLSSDSITSLATDPNGRLWIGTHAGLDLWNGKNFKQFTSKDGLPDDAISSVYIARSHTIWVTTRSGVSVFEAGRFHPYNFDVDSQGRSPEFLGVYEDQQHNLWAYGDTYLINLNGGKRFNYFRNGQAPSVRIWSFHEGRDGRLWIGTSGQGLFEFIGGRFRPVTIRDGRLPNDVRAICEDREGSLWLGTDGGGLIQLRPERIREFGAVQGLPTTPATCVTEDASGKIWVAFANGGLFYGNTEHFEPYKDLDGDGIHQTVRSISATPDGTLWAATMGVGLSRLHNSNRVDYTTANGLSEDLVTATGIGAGGVVWMGAGDGHLYHFAGARLHSDGVMYGGISALLPFGTNEVWVGTTKGRLIVHSTNSMTETRVTRALAGKTISSLCQDSAGRLWISTEGAGLACLAGDTFTAWNAQDGLPDTNIFSIGFDATGSMYLTCAKGIFRARQTELEDAIKTGVFPWTRLVLDFAGGEMTSAGWPATLLSRDGLLWFATGGGLLCFDPRGWITDRIPPLVYLESVRANNQIVKSFKFGVSGDVAPKNQPAKLPSDLHELDFEFTAPCLSAPEKVRFRYKVEGFDADWIEGNSMTRQAHYGSLPYGLYTFRVIACNPDGIWNLDGASFSFIISPPMWRARWALALYAAVLIIGVAVTARIVSHRRLRRRLQALEHSQEMARERMRIAQDMHDEIGSKLAKISFLSEHVKSELKDTEAHEGKVHSIANTSRDLLQSLDQMVWAVNPRNDTLEHLVAYLGHSAVEYFQNTSIECQLSLPKDLPDPPVSAELRHNVLLAFKEALANAMKHSGATLVRVEMRLKNGLLEITVSDNGSGFQSVKKNGSVISHGEREHHGLANQRLRLQSVGGEYELKSDIGKGTVVTFRVPVNGATKQKI, from the coding sequence TTGTTAAGCTTCGTTTTTTCGGATACGGTTGGCCGCGAAGTGAGCATTTTAAGGTACATCGTTTTTCTGATCTTCTCTGCCTCGGTCGCCACTTGCGCGGGCATTGGTGACTTGCCGGCTCCGATGCTCAACCAGGAAACTTTTCAGTCACGCGCCTGGACCAAGGCCGATGGCCTGCCACAAAATTCCGTCACCGCAGTTCTGCAAACCCGCGATGGATATTTGTGGATCGGCACGCAGGACGGCCTTGCGCGGTTTGACGGTGTTCATCTGTCCACCATTACTTTTCCGGATAAACGCACAGAGCCATTGCGCGTCAGCGACCTTTGTGAAGATGAAAACGGAAGCTTGTGGATCGGCACGCAGCAACAGGGATTGTATTCCATCGCCGCCGGTGCTATCTCGCATTATCAAAAGGCCCAGGGCCTTTCCAGTGATTCGATAACGAGCCTTGCAACCGATCCCAACGGCCGGTTGTGGATCGGCACGCACGCCGGCCTCGATCTGTGGAACGGAAAAAATTTCAAGCAGTTCACGTCGAAGGATGGTTTGCCGGACGATGCCATTTCCAGTGTTTACATTGCGCGCTCGCACACGATTTGGGTGACTACTCGCTCGGGCGTCAGTGTTTTTGAAGCCGGGCGTTTTCATCCCTATAATTTCGACGTAGACAGCCAGGGGCGCAGTCCCGAATTTCTCGGCGTTTACGAGGATCAGCAGCACAATCTTTGGGCTTACGGTGACACGTACCTGATCAATCTTAATGGCGGCAAACGCTTTAATTATTTCCGCAATGGCCAGGCGCCTTCGGTGCGCATCTGGAGTTTCCACGAGGGACGCGACGGGCGGCTTTGGATCGGCACCAGCGGGCAGGGGCTGTTTGAATTCATCGGCGGACGCTTTCGTCCGGTGACGATTCGTGACGGGCGGCTTCCCAATGACGTGCGCGCCATCTGCGAGGATCGCGAAGGCAGTTTGTGGCTCGGCACGGACGGCGGCGGTCTTATTCAGTTGCGCCCGGAGCGCATCCGGGAATTCGGAGCAGTCCAGGGGCTGCCAACCACTCCCGCGACGTGTGTGACCGAGGATGCCTCGGGAAAAATCTGGGTGGCGTTCGCCAATGGTGGATTGTTTTATGGCAACACTGAACATTTCGAGCCTTACAAGGACCTTGATGGAGATGGCATTCATCAAACCGTGCGTTCAATAAGCGCGACTCCCGACGGAACACTCTGGGCGGCGACGATGGGAGTCGGTCTGAGCCGGTTGCACAATTCCAATCGCGTGGATTATACCACTGCAAACGGTTTGTCCGAGGACTTGGTGACGGCAACCGGCATTGGCGCGGGGGGAGTTGTGTGGATGGGAGCGGGAGATGGTCATCTGTATCACTTTGCCGGCGCGCGCCTGCACTCCGATGGCGTCATGTATGGAGGCATCAGCGCCTTGCTGCCATTTGGAACGAACGAGGTCTGGGTGGGCACGACCAAAGGGAGATTAATTGTGCATAGCACCAATTCGATGACTGAAACGCGAGTGACGCGCGCGCTGGCGGGAAAAACCATTTCCAGTTTGTGCCAGGATTCCGCAGGGCGATTGTGGATCTCAACCGAAGGCGCGGGATTGGCCTGCCTGGCAGGCGATACTTTCACCGCGTGGAATGCCCAGGATGGTTTGCCGGACACGAATATTTTTAGCATCGGATTCGACGCGACCGGCAGCATGTACCTTACCTGCGCGAAAGGAATTTTTCGGGCGCGACAAACGGAATTAGAGGATGCCATCAAAACCGGAGTTTTTCCCTGGACGCGCCTGGTCCTGGATTTTGCCGGCGGCGAAATGACCAGCGCGGGCTGGCCGGCGACGCTATTATCGCGGGACGGTTTGCTCTGGTTCGCCACGGGCGGCGGCCTGCTTTGCTTCGATCCGCGCGGCTGGATCACCGATCGGATTCCGCCACTGGTTTATTTGGAATCCGTCCGGGCGAACAATCAAATCGTCAAGTCATTCAAGTTCGGTGTTTCCGGCGATGTGGCTCCGAAAAATCAACCGGCGAAACTCCCTTCCGACTTGCATGAGTTGGATTTTGAGTTCACCGCGCCATGCCTTTCGGCTCCAGAGAAAGTCCGATTCCGCTACAAGGTGGAGGGTTTTGATGCCGACTGGATTGAAGGAAATTCAATGACGCGCCAGGCACATTACGGCTCGCTGCCGTACGGCCTCTATACTTTTCGCGTTATCGCCTGCAATCCCGACGGGATCTGGAATCTTGATGGAGCAAGTTTTTCCTTCATTATTTCGCCGCCGATGTGGCGCGCGCGCTGGGCACTGGCGTTGTATGCGGCCGTGCTGATCATTGGCGTGGCGGTCACGGCGCGTATTGTTTCGCATCGCCGCCTCCGGCGCCGATTGCAAGCGCTGGAGCACAGCCAGGAAATGGCGCGCGAGCGGATGCGCATCGCCCAGGACATGCACGACGAAATCGGCAGCAAGCTCGCCAAAATTTCCTTTCTCAGCGAACATGTCAAAAGCGAATTGAAAGACACCGAGGCGCACGAGGGCAAAGTGCATTCCATCGCCAACACTTCGCGCGACCTGTTGCAATCATTGGATCAAATGGTTTGGGCAGTGAACCCGCGCAATGACACGCTCGAACATCTGGTGGCTTATCTCGGCCACAGCGCGGTAGAATATTTCCAAAACACTTCCATCGAATGCCAATTATCCCTGCCAAAGGATTTGCCCGACCCGCCGGTGTCGGCCGAACTGCGTCATAATGTTTTGCTCGCGTTCAAGGAAGCGCTGGCGAATGCCATGAAGCATTCCGGCGCGACGCTTGTGCGCGTGGAAATGAGACTTAAAAATGGGCTGCTCGAAATCACTGTGAGCGACAATGGCTCGGGTTTTCAGTCCGTGAAAAAGAACGGCAGCGTCATATCGCACGGCGAGCGTGAGCATCACGGCTTGGCGAACCAGCGCTTGCGATTGCAATCAGTCGGCGGCGAATACGAATTGAAAAGCGACATTGGGAAGGGGACGGTTGTGACATTTCGAGTTCCGGTGAACGGCGCGACAAAACAAAAAATATGA
- a CDS encoding DNA-binding transcriptional regulator has protein sequence MNPAKKKPTFTLVKRPSPRVALLIESSSALGRDFLLGISEYLRAHTHWSIEFHEMDLRADAPDWFNGWQGDGVIARVKSRSVAKTIARLGVPTVDLFGGAPDVKIPLVCSNEENVGRVAAQHLLERGFRFFAFCGRTGLNWSDARANGFRQCVTEAGFPFQMFSSEGKDDVAENIVSPKSGDDDVRGLKDWLDSLPKPVGIMTCNDVRGRAVIQACSELGLAVPDDVAVIGVDKDDVMSALAEVPLSSVIVNSQRIGYEAAALLDRMMNGERPPREAILIDPIGVATRRSTDIISVTDPNLAKAMLFIQKNCCETITINSVAAFAGLSRSVLQRRFRSILRETVHEAIIRLRLKRARELLLGTNLPLLDVADSSGFKSGEYMGVVFKTRFGKTPAQFRKELRTMGASASGGLPDCRDGRPPENPWFEKMHPMTPRREREGLDLTGEFDGARRLLPAAAVA, from the coding sequence ATGAATCCCGCAAAGAAAAAACCCACGTTCACCTTGGTAAAGCGTCCTTCGCCGAGAGTTGCTTTGCTGATCGAAAGTTCATCCGCGCTGGGCCGGGATTTTCTCCTGGGCATCTCTGAATATTTGCGGGCGCATACGCATTGGTCCATTGAGTTTCATGAAATGGACTTGCGCGCGGATGCGCCGGATTGGTTCAACGGCTGGCAAGGCGACGGCGTCATTGCGCGCGTGAAATCCCGTTCCGTGGCCAAGACCATTGCGCGATTGGGCGTGCCCACGGTGGATCTTTTCGGTGGCGCGCCCGACGTAAAAATTCCCCTGGTCTGTTCCAATGAAGAAAATGTCGGACGCGTGGCCGCGCAGCACCTTCTCGAACGCGGTTTTCGATTTTTTGCGTTTTGTGGGCGCACCGGTTTGAATTGGTCGGATGCGCGCGCCAATGGATTTCGCCAATGCGTCACAGAAGCGGGTTTTCCGTTCCAAATGTTTTCGTCCGAAGGAAAGGACGATGTTGCCGAAAATATTGTCTCGCCAAAATCTGGTGACGATGATGTGCGCGGATTGAAAGATTGGCTCGATTCGCTTCCCAAACCGGTCGGAATCATGACCTGCAATGATGTTCGTGGACGGGCGGTGATCCAAGCGTGCAGTGAATTGGGTCTCGCGGTGCCGGACGATGTCGCGGTGATCGGCGTAGACAAAGACGATGTGATGTCCGCGCTCGCCGAGGTTCCGCTTTCGAGTGTGATCGTCAATTCCCAGCGCATCGGTTACGAAGCCGCGGCGTTGCTGGATCGCATGATGAATGGAGAACGTCCGCCGCGCGAAGCCATCCTGATTGACCCCATCGGTGTCGCCACCCGGCGATCCACGGATATTATTTCCGTCACCGATCCGAATCTGGCGAAGGCGATGCTTTTCATCCAAAAAAATTGCTGCGAAACCATCACCATTAACAGCGTGGCCGCCTTTGCCGGACTCTCGCGGAGTGTGCTGCAAAGACGGTTCCGTTCCATTCTTCGCGAGACCGTTCACGAGGCGATCATCCGGTTGCGATTGAAGCGCGCCCGCGAACTTTTGCTCGGAACAAACCTTCCATTGCTGGATGTCGCGGATTCCTCCGGATTCAAGAGCGGCGAATACATGGGCGTGGTTTTCAAAACGCGCTTTGGCAAGACGCCGGCGCAATTCCGCAAGGAACTTCGCACCATGGGCGCATCTGCCTCCGGCGGTCTCCCGGATTGCCGCGATGGCAGGCCGCCAGAAAATCCCTGGTTTGAAAAAATGCACCCGATGACGCCACGGCGTGAGCGGGAAGGACTGGATTTGACGGGCGAATTTGACGGAGCGCGCCGGCTGCTGCCCGCCGCTGCCGTCGCTTGA